Part of the Phacochoerus africanus isolate WHEZ1 chromosome 8, ROS_Pafr_v1, whole genome shotgun sequence genome is shown below.
TAACTAAAATTGTGAGATGAGTATCTTTTGAATCATCACTTTTAGTTTCACAGTGCTACTCTGAACACCTCATCTTCTCTATTTTGTGGGTACTCAATTCCAGGAAATCACACTATACGACTATCTATAGAGGTGATGCCAGAACCCACTGAACCCACCATCTGAGTTGCCATTGGGATACCTGAACTATGAAGTGTTCAGGTTCAAACAAACCGCACAGAAATAAAGGATGCCACTTACAAGGGAATGTACACACGAATCCAATTCTAAGCCCGTCCTTCATGGCCAAATTTGAGTTGTTAGTGGCTCTACAAGAACTTGCTCTAGAAAAGGTTAAACCCCTTTGGACCAACCTGCCACTTGCTGCCCCAACagattgtcatttttttaaagttttgttaaagtataactgatttacagtgttatgataatttctgctgtacaacaaagtgattcagttatacacgtacacacattccctctttttcagattcttttcccatgcatATTGTCACAGAATATCAggcagagttccctgggctatacagcagatccctgttGGCCCATAGACTGCAATGCCCATATgccatcccaaactccccatccatcccacccaaagtttgttttcagagtctgtgactcttgtttctgttttgcaaataagctCACTTGTATCTTtgagattccacacataagtgatacaatatgctatttgtctttcacAGACCTAATTCACTTAGTACCATtatttctaggtgcatccatgttgctataaattgcgttttttgttttttcttgtttgtttttgccttttagggctgcccccgcagcatatggaagttcccaggctggaggtcagtCTCAGATACATCTGCAGGCCTTACGCCAaaagcacagcaacacaggatccaagcctcatctgcaacccacaccacagctcatggcaatgccagatccttaacctactgagcaaggccagggatcaaacctgcatcctcatggatcctagttgggttcatgaaccactgagtcatgaaggggattactttttcattcttttcatggctgagtaatattcccttgtacctattaccacaccttctttatccattcctctgttgatggacatttaggttgttttcagatTGTCCTTTTTGGAAAATTTCCATCTACTTTGCCTCAACAGCATCTTCAGAAATCTAAgtccctttattttattctccTGAGCACCTAGCTTACTTTCTGCCCAATAGATACTAACTGCTGTAACCACAGAGAAAAGTTGGGCTATTCTCCCATGGAATTCTTCAAACTGTGAGTCTCACACTTACATCAGCTTTTGGAGTTTGCACCTCGAACTTCCAAGCTCGTGACAGAGTTTCTTCATATATAATGTATTAAGCTTGCTGTTACTCAAGTCCAGCTCTCTCATATGTCCATTGCAGAACACGGAGCAAATATCCTGCCACTGACGCATCTTAAAATCGACAACCCTTTCcctgagggagggagaagagagaagtctTATCAGAGTAAATGAAACTCAACTAACACCCACAAGATGTTTCTAACAAAAGGGACTCCCTGGAGTTCTGAACATGAAAAAGTCTAACCCCAAAAGCACAGTTCTCAAAACACcccatgtttggagttcccaatgtgactAAGGAGCAATGAGCCCAATGggtatccgtgaggacgaagattcaatccctggcctcgctcagtggattaaaggatccggcactgctgtgagctgtggtgtaggttgcagacatggctcagttctggcattactgtggctgtggtgtaggctggcagcagcagctcaaaTTAGGCCaccagccttggaacttccatatgctgtgggtgtagccctaaaaagaccacacacacgcacacccgaAGTTTTATTTGCCAAATCCTCAACAATTCTTTTCAGAGGAAAGAAACCACATAAATTTCTTACTCTTTACAAGTTCATAATCCTTAAAAGTTCAGACTTAAGTACATTTAAgacagaatcaggagttcccatcgtggctcagtggttaacgaatccaactaggaaccatgaggttgtgggtttgatccctggcctcgctcagtgggttaaggatccgacaatagtgggttgcagatgtagctcggatcccacgttgctgtggttgtggtgtaggccagtggctacagttccaattagacccctagcctgggaacctccatatgccacaggagcagccctagaaaaggaaaaaagaccaaaaaaaggacagactcaGACTTTTTCCCCCATTAGCAGTGTTTATTTTGTGTTCCAAATTTATGCCTTTAAAGTGTGTGCAGTAAAAGAGGATTTTGTAATGATTAGAAGATTCGTGTTAGTATTTAGAACTTAGAATCATTAAAATTCTAATTATTGGGAATCTTCCTAGTGCAGTAGGCTCTCCatgttaagggggaaaaaaagcattaaagTCAGAGATTAATTTTTCTATCTCAGATGTGATGAGGGAAGTAAAACAAATACATTCTGAAAGCATCTCAAGGATATAAAATTCCATTCCTTAAGTCTGGAACTGTAGCACTGGTTAGAGAAGTTGTTTCCGACTATAACCAGCGTattcatgagtgtgtgtgtgtgtgtgtgtgtgatgtatatACATGCCTTTGCATCCATGTGTTTAATATACCAGTTAATACTGATATACAGAGTTTAAgattactgagaaaaaaatagtaagaagCTGTGCTGTAGAGAAGTAGGAAATAACCTCAGTATCAGAAGATCTGTCATCACCTTTACGGAAGGTCTGAAATGTCCTTAAGCCTTAAGATGACCGTACGTTAAGAAAGGGATAATGTCAACTGAGTCTTACTCTCCTAACAAATGGGATTATCCTTGGAAAAATCACTTTGTAGGAGGGGTGTTTACGTGACCCAACAGTGAATGCTACCCAAATAAAGCCCCCTCTTTTAAGTTTTCAGGATGTCAAGACAAGACAAATGACAGCCAAAATATATTGAACATTAATTAGCCCAGACTCCCCAAGCCAAGCATCTTACTACTATTCCAATCTGGGTGAACACAAAAAAGttagtctcggagttcccactgtggctcaggagaaagaaacctgacaaggatccataaggatgtgggtttgatccctggccttgctcagtgtgttaaggatctggcattgctgtgggctgtggtgtgggtggcagattcagctcggatcccacattgctgtggctgtggtggaggctggcagctgcagctccaattcaacccctagcctgagaattttcatatgccacaggtgaggccctaaaaaaggcaaaaaaagccaGGAGCTCTCAAAGCAAGCCGGGCACTGATCTAGGTGAGGCCACTCAATAGCCACAATAACCTAAGCAAATTGCACTTTCACCCATCAGTTTTCTCCTCTCTGAATGAAGTAACAGTTCCCCCTCCATGAAGTTATGGCCATTGCTCAGACCCAAGTAGCTGTCACCatacagtgcctggtacatgatGCTTCAACATGCAATGCCCGAGACAGACAACCTACCTTTAAGGAGATGAGCAAACATGGCCTTCATCATACCTCAAGGAAAATATACTCACAGGTTACAGATGAAATAGAATGTCTGGTCTATCATAACCATCAATAACACAACAACTACGAACCACCGGTTTTTTGGTAGAAGATCTTGGGCAGTGCCTTGAGGATGAGAGAGTTAGGGAAGGGATGGTTTTTCCATGACTCACCGCTGACTTTGCACTTGAGGAATGGGACTGCTGATGGAGAGCCTCAGCTTAGTTAACTTTGGACAGTGCTTCAGGCATAAGGACGAAGCATGGAGTCCCTCATTCTTATCGATGTCAATATCAGCTTCAAGGAGGCGATTCAAAACCTTCTGCACAAGGTTTTCATCCTGCATCTCATGCAAGCACTGAAAAAACTGAAGGAACTCGAAATGGATGTAGGCAGGATTATCCACAGCCAACGCTTCCGTCCAATCTAATAATGCATATATTACCCTGGGAGACATTTCACAGTGTAGACTAACTTCTAGTTCTCGTGCTAAGTCTCTTTTGAAAAGACCAAAGAGAAAAAGCGCTATCTGATGCCAGTACAGGTTGGTGTCAGTGAAGACACCATTTATGAACACCTTTATCTCGTCAAACTTTGGAAGTCCACCAACAGATCCTTCTGTCCCCCGGAGCAGATAGAACATGGCCCCAAAAAACATCTGGAAACTTTGGTGAGTGAAAGCGATGCAGCCCTCACAGTCAATGACCTTTTGAAGAATATTCAACCTCAAGAGATAATCAATAAAAGAGGCCTCCAGATGGCAGTGTTCCAGGACCTCTTTCGCAAATACAGAATTCAAGCACCACATTCCTTCTGCAGCCAGAGAGCAGAGGGCTCTCCACTGCTCTGGCCAGCTCTGATCCGACAAATTCACCTCTGCTGTTGTGaacaattgggaaaaaaaataggcataGATACTGGTCACGGTCTGGGTGCTCATCTCGAAAGAAGGATTTCTTGTCATCTGCCACATCAGGCTGGAACAGACAGTCCAGCAGACCAGGGGGGCAGAACACCAATCAAAGAGAGTTTCATTTTGTCTTAGCCATCTCAAGATTGCATTAGCTTTGTCTTGGTCACCAAAGAACCTGATGAAGTACTCCCCCCGGTCTTCCTCTGTGAAGCCTGAGATGAAGATGAAGTATGGGTTCGGTAACAACTTTTTAAGATAGGCAATCTGAGTGTCACGGGCTGTTATCAGTAAGGTAGCCTGGGGCGCCAACTCCTTCTTCAGCAAGTGGAGGATGAGTCTGTCCCCTGGGAGTGGCGTATACCAGTCTGAACAGGGTGGGCTCCTCTCCAGGGTGGAGGACACAGCACTTTCCTCAAAGCCGTCAACGATGAACAGGAGTCTTTCAGAATGATTGATCAACTCGGTGAGGGGGATCTGAGAGTCGGGCCAGTCCTGGGAAAGCAGGCCAACAAAGGTGGTGTCCCTCATTCTTTGAAGCTTGTGGCAGCTGATatagaaaacataggagaatCTGTGCTGAAAGAGAGAGCCCTCTGCCCAATGCAGCACGACTTTCATGGCCAGGATGGTCTTCCCAACCCCTGCTCTGCCCCCCAAGATGATGGTCTCGGGCTGGGCTCCAGTCCTGTTAGGATACAGTAGGCTCCTCAGCTCTTCGTGCTCCTGCTCGGTCATGTGACGGAGATAGATGTGGCCTTCGGGCCAAGGGATACTGTCCCACATCAGCAGTATTTTATCCTTCATCCTCTCTCTGTACTTTCTCCTGTGGGCTAAGACAGAGATGTGaggcaaaacagaacaaaacaagggTCATAACGAAGGTTAGCTTTAGGAGTTACTCAGTAAAGTACCAACATCAAGCCTTGAGCAAAGATTGACAATCTCTGCCTTCAAGGGTCTTTGTTTTGGAATTGTTGGGGTGAGGTGGTGGAGGAAAGCAGAGAAGTGAAACAGCTatgggggaaagaatctgaaagagaatggctaTGTCTACATGCAGGACTGAATCACTTGGTGgtacagcagagattatcactacattgtcaatcaactgtacatcaaagaaactttaaaaaaattaaatagcttgATGATATGCAAGAATAAAAAACCTAGGGTGACAGAATGGATTGAGAATGCCCTCTTAAGGGGAAGGGATGATAGAGGGCTCTGCCTAAGAGGTGACACCTCAATCATGAGAAGAACTCAGTCCTAGATGTAGGACAAGACTCTTTCATGCAGAGTGAAAAGCTGATCCAAATAACCTCAGACCCAAATGAGAACATTCTAGATCACAGGGTGGGGGGTGAACCCAGCCATAAGGGAGGGGCAAGATCATGGTCATCTCTGCTCTAAAGATCAAAAGATGCTAACCCACAGTTCACATTTCAAAAAGGTCAtagtatgactgtgtcactttgctgtacagcagaaattggcaaaacattgttaACCAACTGTACTTTAAGGAATAAATAACTAAGTAagtaactaatttttaaaatccattctcaCTGCTCTTTGGAGAGTGGATTTTGGTgctagaaagaaagcaaagagctGCCTCGCAGAACCTTGAGCCCTGGGGCAGTGTCACTGCTTGGTCTACACCCTTGGGAATGTCAGAAGAGACACAGACAAAGAAGAGATGGAGGCAGCATATTTCCTAGGGATGGAGAGATTTCTTCTTCAAGAAGATCCTTggaaatgggattaagatggcagaacagaaggactgtagctcaacttctctcataaagacaacaaaattacaaacaaatgcTTAACAATcctcaaccaaatggaccggaaactttcaaaaagatatcctactccagaagacaaagaggagaccacatcaagaggcaggggGGTGATTATgagatataagcaaccccatccctcctaggtgggaagccccaaagcctggaaagtaactgtatcacagatattcacctacaggagtaagagtttTGAGGCCCACATCAAGTCCCCATgcatggggatctggcattgggagaaagagcccctggagcatctggcattgaaggtcagtggggcttgtgtgcaggagctccacgagACTGGGGAAAACGGAGACCCCTtccttaaaaggcgcacacagactttcacatgcactgggtcccagggcaaagcaaagtctccatgtcaatctgggtcagacctgacttcagttcttggaggacctcctgggaaaacaggggtgaatgtggcttgttgtagagaaggacattggaagcaaagctcttaggaacattcatcagcatgcctttctctggaggtggtcattttgggaaaatctggccccacccatcagcgctgagaagccccaggacaaaaaacaatccaggtgggatcacagccccgcccctcagtaaacaggctgcctaaacacccaccaggcacacagccacctctactctcacccagagacaaagccccacccaccagagggacaggaatcagctccacctaccagtgggcaggcattagtccctcccatcaggaagcctacagcaagcccccataccgacttcagccacaaggggggcacacaagaagtaagagaggctacaactctattatctgtaaaaaggtcaccacaccaaaaacctatcaaaataaaaagacagagaaatataactcagatgagggagaaagaaaaaaccccagaaaaatagctaagtgatcaggagattctcagtctccaggaaaaagactttagactgttaatCTGAAGATGacgcaagacattggaaataaactggaggcaaagatggataacttacagcaaacactgaccaaagagatacaagatataaaacttaaacaagaagagatgcaaaatacaatagctgCTTCCagtcaattttttatttcagttaacagaagaacgaataagcgaggtggaggacagattagtggaaatcacagatgtggaacagaaaagagaaaaaagattgaaaacaaatgaagatggtctcagagaactctaggacaatattaaatgcaccaacatctgtattataggggtgccagaggagaagagagagagaaggagacagaaaaaatattcaaagagataatagccggaaacttccctaacacaggaaaggaacccctcattcaaatccaggaaccacaatgagtaccatacaaaaaacccaaggaggaatataccaagacacatattaatcaaactgaccaaaattaaagacaaagagaaaatactgaaagcagctaaggaaaagaaacaagtaacatacaagggaaccctgataaggttattggcagatttttcagcagaaattctccaggccagaagggagtggcatgatatacttaatgtgaagAAAGGAtgaaacctc
Proteins encoded:
- the NLRP13 gene encoding LOW QUALITY PROTEIN: NACHT, LRR and PYD domains-containing protein 13 (The sequence of the model RefSeq protein was modified relative to this genomic sequence to represent the inferred CDS: substituted 1 base at 1 genomic stop codon), giving the protein MSSSAGISMDDTFLDKFMSYLKGLDQYQLEEFKLCLQSPQLMPENFPKIPWTNLKAVGPSNLFCLLSDYLSVPQIRDVTLCIFENMKLMSRCEEIRAEMNGTSVLSLVDDGFKSSGSYVRPGFKDGVYLTNCNPGQTCQRNGSPENVHHGGAVFTLGISRSHHRCLVSESTQALGLQDPGQEEPEVPEEETAHRRKYRERMKDKILLMWDSIPWPEGHIYLRHMTEQEHEELRSLLYPNRTGAQPETIILGGRAGVGKTILAMKVVLHWAEGSLFQHRFSYVFYISCHKLQRMRDTTFVGLLSQDWPDSQIPLTELINHSERLLFIVDGFEESAVSSTLERSPPCSDWYTPLPGDRLILHLLKKELAPQATLLITARDTQIAYLKKLLPNPYFIFISGFTEEDRGEYFIRFFGDQDKANAILRWLRQNETLFDWCSAPLVCWTVCSSLMWQMTRNPSFEMSTQTVTSIYAYFFSQLFTTAEVNLSDQSWPEQWRALCSLAAEGMWCLNSVFAKEVLEHCHLEASFIDYLLRLNILQKVIDCEGCIAFTHQSFQMFFGAMFYLLRGTEGSVGGLPKFDEIKVFINGVFTDTNLYWHQIALFLFGLFKRDLARELEVSLHCEMSPRVIYALLDWTEALAVDNPAYIHFEFLQFFQCLHEMQDENLVQKVLNRLLEADIDIDKNEGLHASSLCLKHCPKLTKLRLSISSPIPQDYELVKSKKFMVVDFKMRQWQDICSVFCNGHMRELDLSNSKLNTLYMKKLCHELGSSRCKLQKLMCKSMSPVGILKELVLVLHCNPNLTHLDLSSNNLGITVSMMIFRTLRHPSCSLKYLXLEKCSLPVASCRDLALLLISTHRMTRLCLGFNQIQDAGVKLLCASLAHPKCLLERLVLWFCQLSAASCRYLSNALLQNKRLTHLNLRKNNLGDEGVKFLCEPLRCPDCNLQDLNLSDCSFSVEGCRELADALRHNQSLKILDLGENDVRDNGAKELCEVLKHVNYALKTLGLEKCNLTHNCCQHLCSVLRNNRSLVHLNLLGNDLGPDGVNRLWTSLKKSTCQLQKLG